CTCGTACCAGCTATTCTCCTGCTAAGAAATACCAAACCCCAAGAGATCTAAAAAATGAAAAGGTTAACAAAAACAATGAGCGATTGCAGATTCTGCTGCAATCCACTACAAAGGAGCCGAAGGTTGCTCTCGAGAAAAATCAGTAAGGTAGAAGAAGTTTTGGAGCAGCAGCCATAGCAACTTGCTGGCATTAGCAGGCAGCTAAAGCATACAGGCGCACCATCACAAAACGTTACGACGTAACGTACCAACATCCACATCCAATTCGGAATACCCATAAGCAATGGGGTTCGGGGCCGCCCAAAGGCGATCGACCGACCATTGCTGCGGCATAGGTGGATATCAACAGGCGCAAAAATGGACCGGTTAGCAACACCGGAGGTTCGCCAATGCCCTAATGCCAGCCAGCATTATGCTCATCAGCCACGAAAAAGAGATTTAAGGTTAACATAAATAGACATGCTAAAAATTGAGAAAAAGAATATCGTCTCAGATATTCTAGGGGCTATGCAGCAACACCCCAATCGCAATGCATTTGTAGTTGAAGCTGTGCTCTATACGTATGCGCAGCTGGGAGAAAAGGTTGGCGGAATCATGAACTTTCTGTCGACCCTCCAAGATGAAAGAGTTGGCGTTATCGCAGAGAATTGTATCGAAACCTATGCGGCGATACTGGCGACCCTAATGAGCGGGAAAACGTACGTAATCCTTCACCCCTCCTATCCCGAAGAGCGCAACCTTAAGATTGCCGGAATGGCAGGCCTACAAACCGTTCTGTTCGCGGGCAGCTTCGATACGGAAGCCTTTCGCCAGCGAGGCATTGTAACGGTTGACGCAGCCACCCTACCAGAACAGGCCATTTGCGCATCGCAATGCCAAACCGACGCTACGGCAAACGCCTACATCATGTTCACATCGGGAAGCACCGGCGAGCCAAAAGGAGTTCCCATCTCGCGAAGCAATCTGAATGCCTTCTACCGCGCCTACAACGAGCTGGGATGGAAGCTGAACGAGCACGATCGCATGTTGCAGATGTTCGAGCTCACCTTCGACCTATCGGTGGTGTCGCTGCTGCATCCGCTAACGCTTGGTGCCTGCGTTTATCCGGTAGGATACCGCGATGTAAAGCACATCAAGGTATTCGAGCTGCTGGAGGACTACCAGATCACCTTCGCCGCCGTTACGCCCTCGCTGCTGCAGCTGCTGTCGCCCTACTTTGCCGACATCCACCTGCCCGAGCTTCGGTACCTTATACTAGCGGCCGAGGCATCGCAGGTAGCGCTGCTCGACCAGTTCAGGGCATCGGTACCCAACGCCGAATTCATCAACCTATACGGGCCAACCGAAGCAACCATCTACTGCTCCTGCTACCGAATACCCGCTACGGGGTGCAAGCACCACAATGGAATGGTGGCAATCGGGCAACCGTTCGATGGCATTGAGGTGCTTATTGCCGACGAGCAGGGAAAATCCCTCCCTAAAGGACAGATGGGCGAGCTCTGGGTCTCGGGCGAACAGATCATGAACGGCTACCTCGATGCCCCCGAGAAAAGCTCCGCTGCACTGGTGCAGCTCGCCAACGGAAAAACCTACTACCGAACCGGCGACCTGTGCATCATCGACGATAACGACGATATCATCTACTGCGGACGCCAAGACTACCAGGTAAAGATCCAAGGATTCCGCATCGAGCTTAGCGAGATCGAGTACACCGCAAAACAGTTCTTCGACAACCTGTGCAACGTTGTCGTTATTCCGACAATGCACCAGGGAATGTTCAACGAGCTGCACATGGTGGTGGAAACCCTCGACTGCGCCGAGGGCGAGCTGCACGGATACCTAAAGGAGAAGCTTCCCCACTACATGATCCCCAACAAGATCCACTGCATCCCGCAGTTCCCCGTAACCACCAGCAACAAGATAGACCGAAAGAAAATAGCACAACTCATTTAAACATCACAATAGCTATGACCCACTCAGAAGCATTAGCTCACGTACAAACCATTTTTCAAGAGGTGCTCAAGCGAGAAGGTATCCTCCTTACCGAATCGTCTACCGCCAACGACGTTGACGGTTGGAACTCGCTTTCGCACATGCTTATCATATCGAGTATCGAAAAGCACTTTGCCATTCGATTTAACTTCCGCGAAGTTGTTAAGCTCAAGAATGTCGGCGACCTTTGCAACGCCATCGTAACCAAAAAGCAGTAGGCCGATGCAGTTCCTTTCTTTTAGCTTTTTGGTGCTATTCGTCCTTTGCTTTGCCCTGTGCTATGCGCTGCGGCAGCGCTTCCGCAACGGGCTGCTGCTACTTGTTAGCTTCGTATTTATTGCTTGGTACCATCTGCCATTCCTGATAACCGCAGTAGCGGCGGCGCTGTTCACCTTCGCTATGGCGCAGCGAATTGAGCAAAGGTACGCACAGGATAAGTCTGCAGGGGGGGCTTACCTCACCGGCATTGTTGGTCTCGTCTTAGCATGGCTCTTCTTCCACTACAGCGCGTTCTCGCTGGGGATAATCCACACCCTAGTTCCGTTCTCAGGCAGCGGATCGCTGTCCGAGCGCCTAATTATCCCCCTTGGGATGTCGTTCTACACCTTCCAGGCCATCGGGTACCTCACCGACATCTATTGGCAGGAGTACAAGGCCGAGCGCAATCCGGTCGACTTCATGCTCTACATGCTTTTCTTCATGAAGTTCCTCTCCGGGCCCATCGAACGAGGGGAAACAATGCTGGCACAGCTCAAGCATCCGAAGCCTTTCGAGTACGCATCGGTAGTTGCCGGTTTGAAGCTCATCTTTTTGGGGCTTTTCAAGAAGCTACTTATTGCCAACCAGCTTACTCCCTATACCGACGCCATGTTTTCGAACATCCACAACCTCTCGGGCGTTGAGCTGCTGATGACTTGCCTAATCTACCCCATCGAACTCTACGCCGACTTCTCGGGATACTCGGATATCGCCATCGGAGGCGCAAAGATGCTGGGGATTGAGCTTTCGCCCAACTTCAAGAGCCCGTTTGCCGCGAGCAGTACCTCCGACCTTTGGCGCCGATGGCATATGTCGCTCTCGTTTTGGGTTCGCGACTACCTGTACGTTCCGCTGACAGCAACCGCCCGCGCTTGGGGGCTGTGGGGAATCTTCCTGAGCCTGATCGTAACCTTTGTTGCCCTAGGCGTATGGCACGGCGCTGGCTGGACATTCGCCATCTACGGGCTGATACAGGGTCTGCTCATCTGCTGCGAGACAGCAGTGCCCCGCTTTAGCCAAGGCCTGCAAAAGATAGTGGGGCGCCACGTAGCCCACGCCATAATGGTAGTCCGAACATACCTTTTATTTTCCCTATCGCTAGTATTCTTTCGGATAGGTTCGCTTCCGGATGCCCTCTACTTCCTTCGTCATATCTCCTTTAGCGTGCACCACACCTGGAAGGAGCTTAGCATCGGAATAAACGACCACAGCTGCCTGGTAGCAGGTTCTGCTCTGCTGCTACTGTTCGTTTATGAGTACTTCGATTCGAAGAAAGACCTGGACAAAGCGCTGGCGCATCAGCCTGCACTCCTTCGCTGGAGCATCTACTACATTCTGGCCTTCGTCCTACTCACCCTCGGCAAATTCGGAACCGATAGCTTTATCTACTTACAATTTTAACCGAATCGTTGAAGAGATGTCAATACTTGCTAAAATACAACCCAAGCCCCGCTTTTGGCTGAAGGCCTTTCTGCTGCTGTTGCCGTTCCTATCGGTGGTGGCCGTTTACTTCGTCTTCGACCCCTTCATGGTGCTGCACCGCTACAAGCGCTTCGACAATACGCACGTCATGCTCGGCGAAGCGTACGTGGGCTGGCAGAACTACATGGCCAACCGCGACTCTATCCCTTTCAACTCGTTTATAATGGGAAACTCCTGCACCATGGCCTTCAGGAGCGACGAGTGGGAAAAGCACCTAGACCACTCCGACCGCGCTGTCCGCTTCTTCGACACTGGAGAGAGCCTTGGAGGGGTTTGCCAGAAGCTCCAAGTGCTAGACTCCGCTGGAGCACCAATAAAGCACGTGCTAGTGGTAGCCAACAAGACCATGCTCAAGGATATCTTCCCCATGCAGGAGAACGGCCACCTATTCGCACCCGAAGCGGCCAAGGTAAGTCCGCTGGAGTTCCAGCTCAGCTTCCTGCAAAAGTTCCTCGACCCGAATATTGCCATCCCCTACCTGGGTTACCTAGCTAGCGGCAAGTACTCGTCCTACATGAAAGGGGTTATCTCTCCCGATGCCCCCATCCGCGAGCCCTATACCAATAACTTCATCAACCCTCACGAGAAGGAGATACAACGCTTGGGCGAACGCTACTGGCAGCGGTACAAAACAGAGTTTACGCCCCGAAGGGAGGCCGGCAAAGAGGAGGAACGCACCGTATACTGCGAGCAGCTGAAGCTGCTCCGCAAGATAAGGGCCGTATGCGACAAGCACGGCGCCGACCTGAAGTTCATCATCGGCCCCGAATACAACCAAAAGAGAACCAACCATGAGGATATTGCGCTACTAAAGGCCATACTAGGCGCATCTTCCGTTTGGGACTTTACTGGAATAAACCCTTACACCTCCGACATTCGTAACTATTACGACAGGGGACATTTCCGCCCCGAGGTGGGAAAGCAGCTGCTGGAGTTTATCTACCAAAAGAAGAACAGCTAGCGTTTTTGCTAGGAGGTTTTCTACATCACACAATAGGGAGGAAGAATAAGGTACAACACCTTTTCTTCCTCCCCTTTTTATTTGCATCATCCAAACGCAGAATATTTGTGTAGCTTTATGGGGTAAAACACCAGCAACGTAATTCTCTTTGAGGGTTTCGTGTTAACCTCTTAAACATCTGAAGTAATGAAAGCAACAAGCACGCTGATGCTCCTAGCCTGTATCGCCATTTCGCTGAGCGGCATGGGCGCTACAAACGAGCACAACGCTACGCCAAAAGGCAGCAGCAAGAGCGCCGGCATTACCACCGGCGCCGAACAAACCGAGAAGTACATTCCCTACCTACAGGGCAAAAGGGTTGGCGTGCTCGCCAATCCAACCACCGTAATCGGCAAAAGGCATCTTGTAGATAGCCTGATAGCAAGAGGCATCAACATTGTAAAGGTTTTTGGGCCCGAACACGGCTTTAGGGGCAACGCCAGCGCCGGAGTAGACGTAAACGACGAGGTAGACAGGACAACCGGCCTTAAGGTGATCTCGCTGTACGGTTCGAAGCAGAAGCCATCGCGCGAAGAC
This window of the uncultured Acetobacteroides sp. genome carries:
- a CDS encoding amino acid adenylation domain-containing protein, with product MLKIEKKNIVSDILGAMQQHPNRNAFVVEAVLYTYAQLGEKVGGIMNFLSTLQDERVGVIAENCIETYAAILATLMSGKTYVILHPSYPEERNLKIAGMAGLQTVLFAGSFDTEAFRQRGIVTVDAATLPEQAICASQCQTDATANAYIMFTSGSTGEPKGVPISRSNLNAFYRAYNELGWKLNEHDRMLQMFELTFDLSVVSLLHPLTLGACVYPVGYRDVKHIKVFELLEDYQITFAAVTPSLLQLLSPYFADIHLPELRYLILAAEASQVALLDQFRASVPNAEFINLYGPTEATIYCSCYRIPATGCKHHNGMVAIGQPFDGIEVLIADEQGKSLPKGQMGELWVSGEQIMNGYLDAPEKSSAALVQLANGKTYYRTGDLCIIDDNDDIIYCGRQDYQVKIQGFRIELSEIEYTAKQFFDNLCNVVVIPTMHQGMFNELHMVVETLDCAEGELHGYLKEKLPHYMIPNKIHCIPQFPVTTSNKIDRKKIAQLI
- a CDS encoding acyl carrier protein, whose amino-acid sequence is MTHSEALAHVQTIFQEVLKREGILLTESSTANDVDGWNSLSHMLIISSIEKHFAIRFNFREVVKLKNVGDLCNAIVTKKQ
- a CDS encoding MBOAT family O-acyltransferase, which codes for MQFLSFSFLVLFVLCFALCYALRQRFRNGLLLLVSFVFIAWYHLPFLITAVAAALFTFAMAQRIEQRYAQDKSAGGAYLTGIVGLVLAWLFFHYSAFSLGIIHTLVPFSGSGSLSERLIIPLGMSFYTFQAIGYLTDIYWQEYKAERNPVDFMLYMLFFMKFLSGPIERGETMLAQLKHPKPFEYASVVAGLKLIFLGLFKKLLIANQLTPYTDAMFSNIHNLSGVELLMTCLIYPIELYADFSGYSDIAIGGAKMLGIELSPNFKSPFAASSTSDLWRRWHMSLSFWVRDYLYVPLTATARAWGLWGIFLSLIVTFVALGVWHGAGWTFAIYGLIQGLLICCETAVPRFSQGLQKIVGRHVAHAIMVVRTYLLFSLSLVFFRIGSLPDALYFLRHISFSVHHTWKELSIGINDHSCLVAGSALLLLFVYEYFDSKKDLDKALAHQPALLRWSIYYILAFVLLTLGKFGTDSFIYLQF